The Spirosoma sp. SC4-14 DNA window CGATTAACAACCGGCAACGGATTCAGGGTTGGGGCTGGATGATGATTGGTGCCCTGATCGACCTGGCCCTGGGCGTCTATCTGCTGGTTAATCCTTCGGTAACGATGGTCGTGTTGCCCATGCTGCTGGGCGCGGTGCTTTTGTTGCGGGGCGTCTTTGCGATGGGTTCTGCCTTTAGTTTGCGCTCGGCCGGTATACCAAATTGGGGATGGGTTTTACTATTGGGTATTGGGTTGGTTGTTTTCGCGATCCTGATGATCAGTAATCCGACATTTGGTATGTTCAACATTGTTATCTGGACCAGTATGGCGTTCTTTTTTGCCGGAACCTACCGGATTTCGCTGGCCTTACGACTCCGTAGTCTGAAAAAACGATTGGATCACGAATAGATCGGCGCATTTTAACAAGTTGCCGCTAAAGCACCGAACTAATTCGGATAGCACGGAGTTTTGCGATAATTCACTAATCGCAACGCACGATGCAACCGACTTTACAGCCTTTTCAAACGTTTATTGATACGGCCAGTACACACATCCAGAAAGACCCTAATGCTATTGGTCTGGCGGTGGGCGGTTCCTGGATTTCGGGCAATATGGATGAGTTTTCAGACCTCGATCTGGTGCTGGTTACTGCGCAGCCCATTGCGCCCGATGTGGAACAGATGCGTGCGTATGCGGCCCGGCTGGGAACCATGCTGGCATCGTTTCGGGGCGACCACGTTGGTGAACCGCGCCTGCTGATTGCGCTCTATGAACTGCCCCTGCTTCATGTCGATATTAAGTTCGTTACACTTGATGAGTTTTACCAGCGCGTCGAAGATCCGGTTATTGTTTGGGAGCGCAACGGGCTATTGTCCGCTGTACTGCACGAGTCGACAGCGGTATATCCACCTTTCGATTTTCAGTGGGTTGAAGATCGGTTCTGGATATGGGTTCATTATGCCGCGCTGAAAATTGGCCGGGGCGAGTATGTCGAAGCTACAGATTTTCTGGGATTTGTACGAAATGTTGTGCTTGGCCCAATGATTCATCTGCATTATAATGGATTACCGCGTGGTGTAAGGCGGCTGGAAATCGTAGCTGATTCGGCCGATTTAGCTCGTTTGCATAAAACTATTGCCAGACCTGAGCGCGATT harbors:
- a CDS encoding DUF308 domain-containing protein; amino-acid sequence: MEDPLHNSVRETAKHWWIPLLVGLLLIGFSIWIIATPLTSYLSLSVLFSFMLTVTGIAEVAFAINNRQRIQGWGWMMIGALIDLALGVYLLVNPSVTMVVLPMLLGAVLLLRGVFAMGSAFSLRSAGIPNWGWVLLLGIGLVVFAILMISNPTFGMFNIVIWTSMAFFFAGTYRISLALRLRSLKKRLDHE
- a CDS encoding nucleotidyltransferase domain-containing protein; the encoded protein is MQPTLQPFQTFIDTASTHIQKDPNAIGLAVGGSWISGNMDEFSDLDLVLVTAQPIAPDVEQMRAYAARLGTMLASFRGDHVGEPRLLIALYELPLLHVDIKFVTLDEFYQRVEDPVIVWERNGLLSAVLHESTAVYPPFDFQWVEDRFWIWVHYAALKIGRGEYVEATDFLGFVRNVVLGPMIHLHYNGLPRGVRRLEIVADSADLARLHKTIARPERDSLLKATTEAAQFYTELRDKLAPATLQKNDVAHIAVETYLKSLYAGSTTEPASKD